In Kocuria turfanensis, a single genomic region encodes these proteins:
- the ispF gene encoding 2-C-methyl-D-erythritol 2,4-cyclodiphosphate synthase, protein MNLPRTGIAVDVHAFGPEGTPLWVAGLEWPGERGLAGHSDGDVVAHAAADALFSASGTGDLGSNFGVDRPEMQGASGLHLLAEAARIVRAAGFEIGNVAVQLIGERPRFAPRRAEAETALSAAAGAPVTVSATTSDHLGFPGRGEGLAAVATALVVAVGAGGA, encoded by the coding sequence GTGAACCTGCCCCGCACCGGCATCGCCGTGGACGTCCACGCCTTCGGGCCCGAGGGCACCCCGCTGTGGGTCGCCGGGCTCGAGTGGCCGGGGGAGCGGGGCCTGGCCGGGCACTCGGACGGGGACGTCGTGGCCCACGCCGCCGCCGACGCCCTGTTCTCGGCCTCGGGCACCGGGGACCTGGGCTCCAACTTCGGCGTGGACCGCCCCGAGATGCAGGGCGCCTCGGGGCTGCACCTCCTCGCCGAGGCGGCCCGGATCGTGCGGGCGGCCGGGTTCGAGATCGGCAACGTGGCCGTGCAGCTGATCGGCGAGCGGCCGCGCTTCGCGCCCCGCCGCGCCGAGGCCGAGACCGCCCTCAGCGCCGCGGCCGGCGCGCCCGTGACGGTCAGCGCCACCACCTCGGACCACCTCGGGTTCCCGGGCCGGGGCGAAGGGCTCGCGGCCGTGGCCACCGCCCTGGTCGTCGCCGTGGGAGCGGGCGGGGCCTGA
- the cysS gene encoding cysteine--tRNA ligase, translating to MTLRFYDTATASVRDFEPVHPGEARLYYCGATVQGMPHIGHVRSALVFDLLARWLEFRGHRVTTVRNVTDIDDKILANAAASFAPDYTGDHPREPWWALAYRFEQVFNAAYDAIGIARPTYEPRATGHVPEMHALIRALVEAGHAYPAPDGSGDVYFDVRSWARYGELTHQSVDDMQDAPDADPRGKRDPRDFALWKGHKAGEPETARWESPWGAGRPGWHLECSAMAGKYLGDHFDIHGGGLDLRFPHHENELAQSAAAGQRFANFWLHNGLVTSAGEKMSKSIGNTVSPADMLAAARPLAVRYYLGQAHYRSVLDYRPTSLTEAAAAVERIESFLRHAADSGLDLAWTPADVPAAFQEAMDDDLNVPQALAALHEAVRAGNSALADGGDPSAPARAVRAMTDVLGLTGLMDLGGAGGNAAEHAALDALVRSLLTQREQARAAKDWARADAIRDELAAAGVAVRDGADGAAWSVA from the coding sequence GTGACTCTGCGCTTCTACGACACCGCCACCGCCTCCGTGCGGGACTTCGAGCCCGTCCACCCCGGTGAGGCGCGTCTGTACTACTGCGGTGCCACCGTCCAGGGCATGCCGCACATCGGGCACGTGCGCTCCGCGCTCGTCTTCGACCTGCTGGCGCGCTGGCTGGAGTTCCGCGGCCACCGGGTCACCACGGTGCGCAACGTCACCGACATCGACGACAAGATCCTCGCCAACGCCGCGGCCTCGTTCGCCCCCGACTACACCGGCGACCACCCCCGCGAGCCGTGGTGGGCGCTGGCCTACCGGTTCGAGCAGGTCTTCAACGCCGCCTACGACGCCATCGGCATCGCCCGGCCCACCTACGAGCCGCGCGCGACCGGCCACGTCCCGGAGATGCACGCTCTGATCCGGGCCCTCGTCGAGGCCGGGCACGCCTACCCGGCCCCGGACGGCTCGGGCGACGTCTACTTCGACGTCCGCTCCTGGGCCCGCTACGGGGAGCTCACCCACCAGTCGGTGGACGACATGCAGGACGCCCCGGACGCCGACCCGCGCGGCAAGCGCGACCCCCGCGACTTCGCCCTGTGGAAGGGGCACAAGGCCGGCGAGCCGGAGACCGCGCGCTGGGAGTCCCCGTGGGGGGCCGGCCGGCCCGGCTGGCACCTCGAGTGCTCCGCGATGGCCGGGAAGTACCTCGGGGACCACTTCGACATCCACGGCGGCGGCCTGGACCTGCGCTTCCCCCACCACGAGAACGAGCTCGCCCAGTCGGCCGCGGCCGGGCAGCGCTTCGCGAACTTCTGGCTGCACAACGGCCTGGTCACCTCCGCGGGGGAGAAGATGTCCAAGTCGATCGGCAACACGGTCTCCCCGGCGGACATGCTCGCCGCGGCCCGTCCGCTCGCCGTGCGCTACTACCTCGGCCAGGCCCACTACCGCTCCGTGCTGGACTACCGGCCCACCTCCCTGACCGAGGCGGCCGCCGCCGTGGAGCGCATCGAGTCCTTCCTGCGCCACGCCGCGGACTCCGGGCTCGACCTCGCCTGGACCCCCGCCGACGTGCCGGCGGCCTTCCAGGAGGCCATGGACGACGACCTCAACGTGCCCCAGGCCCTCGCGGCGCTGCACGAGGCCGTGCGGGCGGGCAACTCCGCGCTCGCCGACGGCGGTGACCCGTCCGCGCCCGCCCGCGCCGTGCGGGCCATGACCGACGTCCTCGGGCTGACCGGGCTCATGGACCTCGGCGGGGCCGGCGGCAACGCCGCCGAGCACGCCGCCCTCGACGCCCTCGTGCGCTCCCTCCTGACCCAGCGCGAGCAGGCCCGCGCCGCCAAGGACTGGGCCCGGGCCGACGCGATCCGGGACGAGCTGGCCGCGGCCGGCGTCGCGGTCCGCGACGGCGCCGACGGCGCCGCCTGGTCCGTGGCCTGA